The Ipomoea triloba cultivar NCNSP0323 chromosome 13, ASM357664v1 genomic interval ACATCCATCATGTGGACCATTTAAATACTTTATGGTCTTAATTGATGCTTCAACTAGATGGTCACATGTATGCTTATTATCATCTCGTAATATGGCATTTGCGAGATTACTTGCTCAGATAATAAGATTACGAGCACATTTTCCTGACCATCCAATTAAATCAATCCGCATGGATAATGCTGGAGAGTTTACATCCCAAgcttttaataattattgtacATCACTTGGGATTGATGTTGAACATTCAGTGGCACATGTTCACACACAGAATGGTCTAGCAGAATCACTTATCGCACATGTTCACACACAGAATGGTCTAGCAGAATCACTTATCAAAAGGTTACAATTAATAGCTAGTCTAGCAGAATCACTTATCAAAAGGTTACAATTAATAGCTAGACCATTACTTATGAAAAGCAAACTCCCTTCTTCTGTGTGGGGACATGCTATTTTTCATGCAGCGGCGCTAATTCGCATTAGGCCGACAAGTTATCATCATGCAGCGGCGCTAATTCGCATTAGGCCGACAAGTTATCATAAGTTCTCTCCATTGCAATTAGCATTTGGTCATGAACCAAATATTTCCCATCTGAGAACATTTGGATGTGCAGTCTATATTCCTATTGCTCCACCACAACGTACTAAAATGGGCCCTCAAAGGAGATTAGCTCCACCACAACGTACTAAAATGGGCCCTCAAAGGAGATTAGGAATATATGTTGGCTATGAATCTCCCTCTATAATTAAATATCTTGAGCCATTAATAGGAGATCTATTTACTGCACGCTTTGCTGACTGTCATTTTGATGAAACATCCTTTCCAACattaagagaagaaaataaagttgtggaAAGAACAATAACATGGAATACTCCTTCATTGCTTCATCTAGATCCTAGGACTCAGCAATGTGAACAAGAAGTTCAAAAGATAATCCATTTACGAGATTTGGCCAATAGACTGCCAGATGTATTTGCTGACCCAAAACGGGTAACAAAGTCTTATATCCCAGCAGCTAATGTTCCTGCTAGTATTGATATTCCAAAAGGTCAAACTAGCAATGAATCTCAAGTACGCTTGAAGCGTGGAAGACCTATTGGTTCGAAGGACAAAAATCCTCGAAAAAGAAAGGTCAATACAAAGAATGATCTTTGTGAAAATAATGACATTCATGAGAAAAGTCAAATAAATGAATCTGATGGGAATGAAATCTCTAGAGAAATTCATTCAccagaaattgagaaaaatgaaGAGATTTTGGTAAATTATACTAATGCTGAAAATATATGCAATAGAAATGAAGTCACTTTGGATGactattttgcatataatgtcgCATTGAGTATCATGAATGATGATATGGATCATGAACCAAGATCCATTCATGAATGTCAAAATAGAGACGATTGGCCTAAGTGGAAAGATGCTATACAAGCAGAATTAAAGTCTCTTGAAAAACGAAAAGTATTTGGCCCAATCGTCCGAACACCTGAAAAGGTAAAGGCTGTGGGGTGCAAATGGGTCTTTGTAAGAAAGagaaatgagaaaaatgagattaCGAGGTATAAAGCAAGATTCGTAGCACAAGGATTCTCCCAAAGACCAGGTATCGATTATGATGAAACATATTCCCCTGTAGTGGATGCTGTAACATTACGATACCTCATTAGCTTAGCAGTGCATGAAAGGCTAAATATGCACCTAATGGATGTTGTAACGGCTTATTTGTATGGCTCACTTGATAATGACATTTACATGAAGATCCCTGATGGATTGAAAATGCCTGAAAGACATAAAACGAGTCCTCGAGAACTTTATTCGATAAAGTTACAAAGATCGTTATATGGACTGAAACAATCAGGGCGCATGTGGTATAACCGACTTAGTGAATATTTACTAAAAGAAGGTTATACCAATGACTCAATTTGTCCATGTGTTTTTATCAAGAAATCTGGagatggatttgttataatcgctgtttatgttgatgatttgaatATCATTGGGACCCCTGAGGAAATCCCAACAACAGCGGATTATTTGAAAAAggaatttgaaatgaaagatcTTGGGCAAACAAAATTCTGTCTTGGCCTACAAATTGAACATCTAGGTAAAGGAATATTTGTTCATCAATCAAATTATACCAAAAGGGTCCTTAGGAGATTTTATATGGACAAAGCACATCCATTTAGTAGCCCAATGGTTGTTCGATCTCTTGATGTGAAAAAGGATCCGTTTAGACCTcaggaagatgatgaagaaatccTTGGTCCGGAAGTGCCATATCTTAGTGCAATAGGTGCACTAATGTATCTTGCTAATAACACAAGACCTGATATTGCATTTTCTGTTAATCTGTTAGCAAGATACAGTTCTTGTCCAACACGAAGGCACTAGAATGGTATCAAACATATATTACGCTACCTCCAANCAACACGAAGGCACTAGAATGGTATCAAACATATATTACGCTACCTCCAAGGAACCATCGATTTGggtttattttatgaaaaaggTCCCAAATTAGACTTGGTTGGTTATGCAGATGCCAGATATCTCTTGGATCCGCATAAAGCGCGATCCCAAACTGGTTATTTGTTTATGAGTGCAGGTGCTGCTATATCTTGGCGTTCTACCAAGCAGACAATTGTGGCCACTTCTTCAAATCATGCTGAGCTAATTGCTATTCATGAAGCAAGTCGAGAATGTGTATGGCTTAGATCAATTACTCGGTACATTAGGAGGACGTGCNATATGAAGACAATGCAGCATGTATCGCTCAGTTGAAGGAGGGATATATCAAAGGAGATAGAATAAAACACATTTCGCCAAAGTTCTTCTTCACTCATGACCTTTAGAAGAATGGTGAGATAAATATTCAACAGATTCGTTCAAGTGAGAACTTAGCAGATCTATTTACCAAGGCATTACCAACGGCTACATTCAAGAAGTTAGTTCATGGAATTGGTATGCGCCACCTTAAAGATCTTTAGTGATGTCGTCATCAGGGGAGCATattattgtactctttttcccttaaccaaggtttttttcccactgggtttttctttgGTAAGGTTTTTAGCGAAGCAATATAGTGTTCCCATGTAgacatccaagggggagtgttgtgaaacaaaaagaaatgtgGATGTCTAAGTTGAGTTTTGAACCCTTAACCTCATATGCAAAAAGCTGAAGCTTTGTCTATCAAGCTACTTCATCTATAAGTGTAAAGTATCTgtaaataatgaatattattatatgGAATGGCGGTTCTCAGCTTTCAAAAGGATAGCTTCAAGTTCCAAAATGGAACACGTGACCACAAGCATGACAAGGCAAGGCTACATTCTGATCAGCCAACTAAACTAGCTTTGACACTTGTTTACCctatgcaaataatatatttgtttactcCTCTGAtactataaataccccctcACTTCTTTGTTCTTCATTACACATGATATATGAAATATTAGCAATCCTCTCAATTCTCTCATCCTACTGATTCGCTGCTGCTATTCTGcttcttattaatattattattattattattttcataacataAACCACACTTTCccaaataaaacaattatataaatgtatatatttataagaaaCACACCATATTTGTCATACATGCAAACTAAAAAAGTACtccatattatttttattagataATCATTTTCACCACTTGTTATAggtttttaataaaacatatattacTAAGTTTGTTAACAATGATTTTCAAAAGACCTATTAGTACAACAATCCAACTTTTGTGTGTTGATAGAATTATATCTTAACCTTTTAGATTTAGTAATTTAATATTGAAACTTGAAGTGTTGATGTTATActatcaatttattttttaactcaATCAAAAAAATCCAACCAAACTTGAACTGACTTAcacatttatattaaaattttgtttaaaatacaGCTAACTCTGTTACTTTGTAGTATCTATTACCGCCTCTACCTGatgctcgatctcatgacctcccatatgagagaatcactacatgccatttgagtaCAAGGTgcttggtaaaaaaaaaattcaatgtctaataaacaaaaataattgcaaaatgttataattaaaataaatgtaaaattacatgatgacaaaatttataaaagatattataaatatttaatacattgTGTGCCAACTAGTATCTCTTCGTTCATAAAAGCGTCCAATGGATAAACAAGACTATggttttccaccaaccaaagaATGAAATCAATTTTTTTGGTAATCTCATAttcatgaaatttcaatttcattcattttcaaatattttttcatattaaaagtttatatttgAATTGAGTTATGGAGTATTGTGGAGTTATAAAGCTACaatgattaaaataaatagTTCACCAAAATTCTCTGACATATGATATGACatagtattctttttatttattggttATCATTTAGTCACTTACCATGAATGGAACGATACCATTCCACGTATAAAATAAATctacttaataattaaatatgataaaaatgatCCTATATAACCACGCTAAGATGATAaatgattttagtaaaaaatttaGTATCCCAATAGCTTAATCCTAATATAAAGTGACATAATCATAAGGTTTTTATTTTGCCAAATTAACactttgcatatatataaacataaaaaggaCTCCGCGGAGCTAGCTCAGTTACTTCGACAGATCACCCTAAAGCATTGCTCGAGTTGTAGTGTGGGGTTTAAATTCCATTGGGACTTGCGAACTAACGAAATTGATGAAAGGACTATTTACCTTCTCTAGAGCGGCTCGAGCATAAGTTGAGAAACctattattgtttgtttttttttttttgttttttttttttttacaaaaaccaAAGCCATATATTAATGGAAGAAATGTTGAATACAAGAACGAATAGAAGATAACCAAATAAATGAGTCAGCTTGAAAATTTACCATCGTATCTAAGGTTGTGAGCAAGCACATTTGCTGACTTACGAATATATCTGCCATCTCTTGATAATACAACCAGCATAAGAACGGTCTAGACGGCGAATTCAAAAAGTGGCAGACcattagggggcgtttggttcaagttatataagataattaAGGTTATATTTGCTTGAGAATATACGAttctcatgtttggttcaagttatgtaatTTTTCTagggaatgtaacataaccttCACATGAAGTTTTTAGCAATTgaaagggaatgtgagatacacctcaatttcttaggtaatctcacattcccttaattatcttattactaatattggacttttgacattttaatcaatttatcgtTGTCTTATTTACATTACTTcagttttaaaccaaacacaagaatctagcattcccagcaatctaacatttttccattattgttattacggataagggtcaaatagaccttcAAACAATATTGATTTGTGCAATTATGCCCTTCAACTCcaaaaagcttcaattagaccctcaaacttgttatttttgaGCAATCAAACtctttaacctatttgtgacTTGTAATTGCAGGTCACCTAGAGTTTCGGCCAACTCTGGCGAACATCCGGTGTGTGAAGCAACACTGGTAGCCGTCACATTATGCAATAGAAGGCTGGCGCCTTCTTCGGCAGTGGAGATGGAGACCAGTTTGGTCACCATCTCCGTTCGACAGAGATGACTCGATTGCTAGAGAAGGTTCGTCCGCCGATATTGTTTCACTCGCTTCATGTTCGCCGGAATTCTATGTGACCTGCAATTACAAGTCACAAATATGTTAGATGgttttattgctccaaaataacaaatttgaaggtctaattaaaattttttagaattGAAGGGTCTAATTACACAAATCAATATAGTTTGAGAGtcaatgttattattattatcattacatTATATACAGAGTATATGTAAAAGATAAATATACAACATTAGTAGTGGACtattctaactttttttttttttttttgaggaagaCTATTCTAActtaaaaaatgaagtaaaattgTAACCCAACTTCCTCACAAACCCTTTATCTCCTCCTCTATATACTTGTCTCTCTGCATCTGCCCTAATCTCTCCTCTCCCTCTCCAATCTCTCTCGCTCTGTCGCCCTAATTTCTTCTCTactacacacacacgcacatctctctctctttctgtaTCCATCTCcgttctctctctctttctctctatctctctctatcTCACTCTTCCGCGCATTACTCCGAACTATATTAACACGCATTTTCCCCTAAGGTATGTTATAAATACTGCCTGACAAACATTTAGGATCGCTGTTTCGCGGGTATTGGAGCGGTTAAGGGGTTCCTGGATCATTGTCTTCTTCGCCGGTAccacctcttcttcttctccgatcAATTTCAGTTTCGAGGTAGAGTCGCTTCGTCTTCTCCTCATCCGTTCTGTATCGTTTCTGGAATTGCGCTTGGTTTTCGGGAAACCCTAGGCTTTGGGACTCTCTAGGGTTTTCTTCTTACTCTGCATTGGCATGTTGGTTTGATTAAACTGCAGCAATTGTTGGCTACTGGGGGGGTGTGAAGAAAAAAACGGGGAATTTTTGTTTCTCATCACTGTTTATGATTGGTTTGGGCTTATGGGTGCTGTCAAATAATTGACTGGAAATGAGATTGCTGATTGTGCTATTTCTGTTTTAAACCTATCCGTTTTCACCTTGAAAGATGCAGTGAAATAGTGATCTTCATAGTGATGATGTGAAATTGTCTCTGCCTTTTGGGGAGTTGATAATACCTTCCAATTTTGTGTATCCAGAAATGCCACCTACATATTGTTGTTTGGGAATCCAATCAATACAAAATAATTGAGACAACACTAGGAAAGAGTTTGTGAATACTTGCAcagagatttgaagaaagaaaatgcaGCTTCTATTCCATTTTTAGAGGAAAGTGTGTATTTTGGGCCAAAAGTTTAGCAGATTCAGGATATCAGTGGCAATTTTTTTGGCTGATGATGGCCTTGATACAACAATATAGAAAACCCTTAATTTGGTCAGATAATAGACCATAAAGTAGGACAATAGGCTAGTAGTTGGCTGATTTTGAAAGAATCAGATTCTGTATTCAAGACTTGTAGAAGGAAATTAGCTTCCTGGGATTTTGGTACCCAGGTCAAAAAATGGGTCAGTAGTGGTTACATATTACGAGTTGCTAGCAGGTGGTCTCCTCCAGAAATAGTAATCTTTTCAAAACAGAACTGGTTGAAAAGAATAGTGGCTCTAATTAAATCATTTGTTGGGGAATCTGATGACGTTCTGTGCTGATGGAAAGAAGTGAACCCACATTAGTTCCTGAATGGTTGAGAAGTACTGGAACTGTTACTGGGGGTGGCAATTCTGGCCACCACTTCACCACTTCTTTCCGTTCAGGTAATGGATGTGATGTTATGTTTATTTGCTTGTACTTTTTGATGTATGTCTTCAGTCTCTTCTAATAACTGGGTTTTTACCATTTTGCAGAGATATCTCCATCTGCAAGGAATCGATCTTCTAggaacataaataataaagatagCCCCCATGCTCCATTCCTTGAACGAAGTTCATCATCAAATTCTAGGCGCAGTTTAAGCAGTAATAGTTCTAAGCATCCATACAGTAGTTTCACTAGAAGCCATCGTGATAGAAACCATGATAAAGAGAAAGAAAGGTCGTTTGTTGGGGACCTGTGGGACCCTAGCTCATCTGATCCTTTTGGGAACATAATAACTGGTAGAGTTGAGAAGATTAGTTTGCGGCGTTCTCAATCACTTGTTACCAGGAAACCCGGTGATTTGTTACCTCGAAGAACTGAAGACTCAAAAAATGGTATGAACATCATTCAGAGTAGTGGCAATGGTGTGCTTTCGGGGGGCAGTAATCTGGATGGTGTTCATAAGGCTTCCTTTGAAAGGGACTTTCCCTCTCTTGGAGCTGATGATAAACCAGCAAGCAGAGTCTCCTCTCCGGGATTGGGCTCAGCTGTTCAGAGTTTGCCTATTGTCAATTCAGCTTTGCTTGGTTCTGAGAAATGGACATCTGCATTGGCAGAAGTCCCAGCTATAATTGGCAGCAATGGCATGGGGAATTCATCTACTCAGCAGACTGTTCCTGGGACACCTACACTTGGGGTGTCAGGTGCAAGTACTTGTCTTAACATGGCTGAGGCTTTATCACAAGTGCCAGCACGAGCTCGTGTCACTCCCCAGGTATGCAATTATTTTCATAAGCTCCAGTTACTTACACAGTCCTCTCAAATATGTTATTATGTGCCTTTCTCTCTTAATGGCTGCAGGTCCCTGATAAAACACAGAGGCTTGAGGAATTAGCTGTGAAGCAGTCCAGGCAGTTGATACCCGTGACACCCTCAATGCCAAAAGCCCTGGTAATATACTTATCagaaaaaagagaaacaaaatGCAGGAAGACTTAAACATACATATCCATATGTATTTACATAGTGCAAGGTGCCATTAATGAGAAAGTGTTAAATGCTCCAAAATACATGCATACCTGATGTCTCTGTGTACACATTGGCTGTTTTAGTTTTTGTGTTGATGGAAAACATTTGACTGCTTGACATATAGCTGTGTTGTAGAATGGCAAATATTTGAATGCTCGACACTATGCAACTACTCATTGATGATAAGTGCATCATACTGGCAATATGTGCTTCAAATGAAATGAACCTGGAGGCTGGATTATGCTCAATATTATATAAGGGGAACAGTTGTTGAGTCCTAAACTGCTTGGGAGTTTAGCATACTCTActatttttagttttagttttttaagaaggttaaattttttttttagaagtcTAAATTTCAGCCTCACAAAACTTGAGAACCCTAGTTGGAAAGGTGCAAACCTAATTAATTCATTACATAATGACCAATCCAAATTTGATAATTTGGGGCTATTCATGACGGAACCAATTCTTGATTGGTTTATAGCTGTTGAAACTTTAAATGGGTTGTAAAAATTTGACTCGAAGCTTAGGGGTATCTTCTACTTGCTCCATCTATAGATAGCAAGTGATAGTCCTAATATTCTTTTGCCTTCTGTTAGTTATTCATGAGCGGTAAGTCTTGGTTTACATCCTGGGCATAGAATCCTGTCACAGACAAATcatgtttttaatgttttttccAAATTCGTGtctattctttttgttttgacTATGTTGGAAGTGCTCTCATGGTATAATACTTTTTAACCTTCAGGAAATGTTTTCAATGTATAAAGCTTTTTTATACACTTAGTAGAATGTTTCTTGCCAAGTGTAATTTTTAGGCTTCAGTTTTAGCTGGATACCAAAGATGTGTTTAGGAAAATCTCTGCATGAAAGTTCATTGAACAAAAGCCATTTTTTAGGGTTGGGCCTGACTATGGATTCACTGCTAAAGAAAACCATTACAATGCaaggcttttttttttagggtaTAGATTCTTGACAGACTTGTATAGTTGTAGTTGTATAGTATTTCACTAATCTGATAATAGAAAAACCGAAGTGATAGTACATAAcatgtttttaatatttgtttccTCAATATCTCCATTCCATTTAAAACTGTAGTACTGGTCTttcacaaacttttttttttcttgaagaaATTATGAGCATTATACTAATTTCTTTAGGCTCATTCCTAGTGAAGTGGGGTTTTTATGTCTATGCATGATGCATCATTGCTTATAAAACAATAGCATGCTAAATGATGTGCTCATTCTTTATGAATATTGCATAATAGTCAGCTGAATTTCTCTTCAGGTATTCAGTTCTTCTGACAAAATGAAGCAACCAAAATTAGCAGTTAGAACAAGTGAAATGGGTGTTGCTGCTAAGACTATTCAA includes:
- the LOC116002086 gene encoding uncharacterized protein LOC116002086; its protein translation is MERSEPTLVPEWLRSTGTVTGGGNSGHHFTTSFRSEISPSARNRSSRNINNKDSPHAPFLERSSSSNSRRSLSSNSSKHPYSSFTRSHRDRNHDKEKERSFVGDLWDPSSSDPFGNIITGRVEKISLRRSQSLVTRKPGDLLPRRTEDSKNGMNIIQSSGNGVLSGGSNLDGVHKASFERDFPSLGADDKPASRVSSPGLGSAVQSLPIVNSALLGSEKWTSALAEVPAIIGSNGMGNSSTQQTVPGTPTLGVSGASTCLNMAEALSQVPARARVTPQVPDKTQRLEELAVKQSRQLIPVTPSMPKALVFSSSDKMKQPKLAVRTSEMGVAAKTIQQQPFSSQLTSQPRVGRVRSDAPNTSHVGKFLVLKPVATSATKDAPSLANVAGGRVAHEPPPVSPLSPLTSSSTPKVSAPEIKAGAPALNLRSSTEKKLSLSQAQSRSDFFNLMRKKTSPKTTKLPDSSAAFSSFNSEESDTSKGDSRAPVSPVVEDGQITSNGTSHGTCDNAQRCSDGVDPCLDGMIYPDEEEAAFLRSLGWDENAGEDEGLTEEEINGFYQEYMKVKPSLNNYRGAQPKNLSSEFSGKSGAAATDSCSSEMEA